From the genome of Salmonella enterica subsp. houtenae serovar Houten:
CGAGAAGGCGGAAGCGAAAAAAGAGAGCGAAGAAGGTATTCAGTAATTCTTTCACGCTCTGAGAAACAAGGCGCTATCCTGATAGCGCCTTGTTTTCATCTGCTGCCGGTTATCAAACCTACTCAGACGACCGCAGCAAATCGTTTAACGACGGAAATCGATGACCATACGGCCACGAATTTGTCCCTGTTCCATCTCTTTAAAAATAACGTTGATATCTTCAAGGGGACGTAAAGCGACTTTTGGCACGACTTTTCCTTCCGCCGCGAACTGGAAGGCTTCGGTCAGATCCTGGCGTGTCCCCACCAACGAACCGACAACCTGAATGCCATCCAGCACCAGGCGAGGGATATCAAGGTTCATGGCTTCTGGCGGCAGTCCGACTGCCACCACGCGGCCTCCGGCGCGAACGGCATCTACCGCGGAATTAAACGCCGCCTTAGCGACCGCGGTAACCACCGCTGCGTGCGCGCCGCCGGTTTTTTCCTGCACAATTTTAGCCGCATCTTCCGTGCGTGAATTAATGGTCAGATCTGCGCCCATTTCCTCGGCCAGTTTCAGTTGACCATCATTGACATCAATGGCGATCACTTTCGCATTGAAGACGTTTTTCGCGTACTGCAATGCCAGATTACCCAGACCGCCCAGACCGTAGATGGCAATCCACTGGCCGGGTTTAATATGAGAAATCTTCACCGCTTTATAGGTAGTAACGCCCGCGCAGGTAATACTACTTGCCGCCGCAGAGTCCAGACCTTCCGGTACTTTCACCGCATAATCCGCGACGACAATACACTCTTCGGCCATGCCGCCATCTACCGTGTAACCGGCATTTTTCACGTTACGGCATAAGGTTTCATTGCCCGTATTGCAATACTCACAATGTCCGCATCCTTCAAAAAACCACGCGACACTCGCGCGATCGCCGGGTTTCAGCGAGGTGACGCCGGGACCGACTTCCGCCACGACACCAATGCCTTCGTGTCCCAGAATGACGCCGGTTTTGTCACCGAAATCTCCGTTTTTCACGTGTAGATCGGTATGGCATACGCCGCAGCACTCCATTTTCAGCAAAGCTTCACCGTGGCGAAGGGGACGCAGCGTTTTCTCAGTAACATCAACCTGATGATCTTGTGTGACAACAGCAGCTTTCATAACCTTCTCCTTTTCTTAATAGTGAACTGCATAGCAGGTAAGATGCGATTACCTCTTTAGGATTAATATTTCTGATGAGTTATGCAAGGCGGCAGAAATACAATGTAATAGTTTAGCCAGGATTATCCTAATAAATCCCCGT
Proteins encoded in this window:
- the adhP gene encoding alcohol dehydrogenase, which codes for MKAAVVTQDHQVDVTEKTLRPLRHGEALLKMECCGVCHTDLHVKNGDFGDKTGVILGHEGIGVVAEVGPGVTSLKPGDRASVAWFFEGCGHCEYCNTGNETLCRNVKNAGYTVDGGMAEECIVVADYAVKVPEGLDSAAASSITCAGVTTYKAVKISHIKPGQWIAIYGLGGLGNLALQYAKNVFNAKVIAIDVNDGQLKLAEEMGADLTINSRTEDAAKIVQEKTGGAHAAVVTAVAKAAFNSAVDAVRAGGRVVAVGLPPEAMNLDIPRLVLDGIQVVGSLVGTRQDLTEAFQFAAEGKVVPKVALRPLEDINVIFKEMEQGQIRGRMVIDFRR